A segment of the Triticum urartu cultivar G1812 chromosome 1, Tu2.1, whole genome shotgun sequence genome:
aacggaaaagtaaataagcgaagaacaatatatggaaagcttgtaggcaatggatcggtgatagagaattatgctggatgcggttcatcatgtaacagtcataacatagggtgacacagaactaactccaattcatcaatgtaatgtaggcatgtattccgaatatagtcatacgtgcttatggaaaagaacttgcatgacatcttttgtcctaccctcccgtggcagcggggtcctattggaaactaagggatattaaggcctccttttaatagagtaccggaccaaagcattaacacatagtgaatacatgaactcctcaaactatatacagtcatcaccgggagtggtccttattattgtcacttcggggttgccggatcataacacatagtaggtgactatagacttgcaagataggatcaagaactctcatatattgatgaaaacataataggttcagatctgaaatcatggcactcgggccctagtgacaagcattaagaatagcaaagtcatagcaacatcaatctcagaacatagtggatactagggatcaaaccctaaccaaactaactcgattacatgataaatctcatccaacacatcaccgtccagcaagcatataatggaattactcacgcacggcgatgagcatcatgaaattggtgatggaggatggttgatgatgacgatggcgacggattcccctctccggagccccgaacggactccggatcagccctccctagagagtttagggcttggcgacggctttgtatcgtaaaacgtgatgaatccttctccctgggttttttctccctgaaagtgaatgtatggagtcagggttgaggtcgatggagcgtTAGGGGCCCATGatgcagggggcgtgcccagggggtagggcgcgtcccccaccctcgtggacaagtggaggcccccctgacatggatctttcttccagtattttcttatattccaaaataattctccgtttattttcaggtcattccgagaacttttatttctgcacaaaaataacaccatggcaattctgctgaaaacagcgtcagtccgggttagttccattcaaatcatgcaagttagagtccaaaacaagggcaaaagtgtttggaaaagtagatacgacggagacgtatcagtgccgtaccttcggtgctaggatcggtcggatcgtgaagacgtatgaatacatcaaccgcgttgtcgtaacgcttccgctttcggtctacgagggtacgtggacaacactctcccctcttgttgctatacatcacctagatagatcttgtgtgtgcataggaatttttttgaaattactgcgttccccaacaggatATGAGATACACGGATGTGGACGACGCGATTTGAGAAGTGCCTAGTCAGTGCCCGTGGACGCGCCCAGGCGTCGTCATGGACGAGGGGGAGCAGTCTGTGCTCGCTCTTATGTTGACGTTCCGGAAGGCACAGGAGGAGCAGAGGTACAACATGTTCCTCCTCGAGCAGCATCGGCTGGTGGTGGGCCAAATATACGACGAGCGTGCAATCTAGGCGGTCGTGGCCGCCATGGCCTCCGGTGAATCCGCACTTCATTGCGGAGTAGTGGGCGCTCTACGAGGCCTCGCGTGCTCAAGGCGCCGCCCGCAACGCAGAGCCAGCGCAGACGGGTGCGGCCGCGGTCGCGCACACGATTGGTGGCGCAGGCGGTCCAGGACCCCAACGCCGCCAGCTACGCGTCCTATGCATCACCGTCCAAAATTTGGGGCCGCACGTGGCAGACAGTGACGAACCGTCCATGTTCATCATCGATCTCACGTCCACCGGTGCGGCGATGGATAGGTCACGGACTTatccgaggatgagtaggacaTGGGAGGTGGTAGGGCACTGTGTCCCAACCGGGCCGGTCCATCTCCCATGTTCTATTCTTCCTCCCAGAGACCGCACCTCCACCcagggtcttgaaccccgccatTCTTCATGGAGACGACAGATGAAGGATGTGGTCGCTGATATGAAATGCAAAGGAAGTGGATGATGACCGCCGTCGTAGGATAGATTTAGGGTTGAGTTTATTTTCTTTTATCCTAAATTTtcaaaatgtaatgaaaatccaCCGTGCTTGCATGAACCTCATCTAGTTTATATGAAAATCCGTCGTGTTTGCATTATTTTGTGTCTGTTAGTTGAAACGGTGTCTGAAATGTATCCAGACAATATTAAATGAGTGGCTTCCGATCTATGTCTGCGGACTGGTTTTTTGGTCCGCCGACAAATGCCGGGGCAAATTTATGGGACGGCGTGGAGATGCCCTAAGAGGTTTATTTAAGGCGGCTGCTACAAATCAACCGTCGCCAGCCATCCGATCTATCTTATCTCAGCCCTTGAAAAACAGTCAACGCACACTCGATGTCCTCTTCCCCGCACCGCATCAGCCACCCCTGCTTCGATCCCCGTCCAAGCCGCCGCTGCAAAAGCATCACGGCTGCCGCCGGCAAAGCACTTTGCAACACCGAAGCCACCGTCAGTCGCTGCATCGCAATTCCAAGAGCCGCTGGGGAAGCTCCATTGGAGCACCATGAGCCGCCGGCGAGCATTCCATTGGGGCACCAAGCTGCTGCTTTGCAACTTCGAGCTCGCCGACGAGCGCTGCAACATCGCAACGGGAGCCACCGGCAAGAGCTCCATTGGAGCACCGACGCGCACGGCAGCTTCAAGAGCGTCGGCCGGCGAGATCCATTGGAGCAGCAAGCGCTGCAGCTTCGATAGATGCCGGCGCCAACACAACatcgggaggcggcggcgagagCTTCATTGCAGCACCGCAACCGGCGAGCTCCACGGGGTCGCAGCACCGCGTGTGCTGCACTGAGAGCGCCGGCGAGCTCCATTGGAGTACCGAGCGCTGCACTGCAGCTCGACATCACACCGACGAGCGCTGCAACGCAGCACCAAGAGCCGCCGGCGAGCGCTCCATTGCAGCACTGCCGCCGACGAGCTCCATGGGGTCGCAACGCCGCTTGTGCTGCACTGCATCTCCGCCGCCGTCGCGAGATCCACAGGGACGCAGCTACCTCCGGCGATGAGCGGCGCCCAACTCCGGCCTCCCCGCGTTCGCTGCAGCACCGGCGACGAGCAGCGCCAGCCTCCGGCCTCCTGCTTCATGTTGTGGCGCCGGCCTCAGGCTCTTTCTCTTGCTTTTTACGGTAGAGGAAAGGGGAAAAAGAGGAGTGGGGGAGAAGGTCTGGAGATGAAGGAAGAGATAAGGCTTTGCTGATTGCAAATGGTGTGTGGGGTCGGACACGTGGCGTGCACTGCAGGCGGTTTGCGCAGCGTGAAAATCATCCGGCTTAGAGAGAACGTTTTTCTTTATTTAACGCtaaaaaaaggtttatttaacACCTTGTATCGGCTGTGCGACGTTATTTATGAAGCGGGTGAAAGTGAACGCAACCGAACTGTGCGACGTTATTATGCAAAAGCGTTCGCTGAACAATCAGCCTCCGGCTCGCACACGCCGTGCCTGGACAACCCGCCCGACCTGACGGCCGCGGCCGACGAGGCGGGCGAGCTCGTCCGCGACCTCGGCGGCCTCCCGGCCTACGTCACCGGATCCCGCAGCTCCACGCGCGCCATCGTCCTCGCCTCCGACTACTTCGGTCAGTGCTCAGAGTCACCGAGGCCACTTAGCAAGCCGAAGGAACGTCTCTGTTCCTACTCCAGTGTACGTGACTCCATTAATGAATCTTCTTTTCTGCAGGCTTCCAAGCGCCAAAACTGAGGTACGTACGTACTTGCCACTGTTTGATTGACTTGAAAGAACCACTTTCTGCTTCAAATTGTTTCTCTCCAAACTTGTTTTGTTTCATTCTGCCTGCATTCTTGAGTTTCATCTCGCTTGTGCGAGGCGAATGAATTTAACAATGTGTGTACCGTGTGTGTTCCCAAGGAAAATCGCGGATCAGGTTGCGGATGATGGATACTTGGTCGTGGTTCCTGATTTGCTGCACGGGGATCCGTTCAGGGATGAGGCCAAGATTTCATTTCAAGATTGGCTGAAAACCCACTCTCCGGTTGGTTCATTTTCCGTTCTTATCCTGCTTGTTGTATTGTTTGTAATAGTTGGTCTGTAAGACTATAACGGATGGCACAATACTGAAACTCTAGCGCTCTCCCTAAGGCTATAATGGATATGCAGACCACTTGCCATTGGTTTCCCAAGTACATtttgaaagaaaagaaaaagatgAAATTCTCTCTCCAGCACATTACATCACATGAAAATATTCAGTATCCTACTAAGGGCATCTACCACACTTAACTGTATTTTCATGGAAAGCACACTTAATCATAAGAAATGCTGCAGCTTTTCCATCTGAATGTTTCAGTATCAGGATAGGAAACATAACAAATACTGATTTCTCTCTTGCTCGTTGCTGTTACAGGTGGAGGCAGCTGAAAAGACTAAAGTGCTTATTGCTGCTCTGAAGAAGCAAGGGGTGTCTGAAGTTGGGGTTGGAGGTTATTGCTGGGGTGGTGGGTTAACTCACTTCAACTACATGAACACCGAGCAATCATTGTTTTAATTTTTAccactccctccgatccatatgAATTGTTGATGATTTCTAAGTCATCGATCTAAATCATCAACAATTAATATGAATCGGAGGGAGTAGCATTCTTCAACTAACCGCTCCATTGTCTTTCGTAATAGCAAAAATCATCaacaattaatatggatcggagggagtagcATTCTTCAACTAACCACTCCCTTGTCTTTCGTAATAGCAAAGGTAGCTGTGGAGCTATCAAAGTCTGAAGAAATTCAAGTGGCTGTCATTTCGCACCCTTCACTAGTGACTGTCGATGACATGAAGGGTGTGTGTCTTATTTCCATCTCACTTAATTAGGCTTTCCCTGCTGATTCTTCCTCGTGTATGCTAAAAATTCACTTTCACTAGAAGAATGCGCTGCATATCCTTTTCTCTAACTCGGTAACTCCATTTTGCATGCTCAGAGGTCAAGCATCCCATTGAGATTCTCGGAGGAGAGCTTGATCAAGCTTCTCCACCGCCGATAGTGCACCAGTTTGAACAGGCCTTGGATCAGAACAACAAGGTACATTCTTCCTAGTAGCTTCATTTCATACTTCGTGAAGATTGACCACTAAATTTTAATCTGCCATTTTACAGATTGACCACTTCGTGAAGATCTTCCCGGGAGTAGCCCACGGTTTCGCTTGCAGATACAACGCCAGCGACGCGTTCGCCGTCAAAACTGCCGAAAAAGCTCGTGCAGACATGCTCAGCTGGTTCAACAAGTATCTGAAGAAGCACCAAGAGCTTTCGCTCCACGAATCTTAGAAACTCGATCGCTCCAAGCTGTTTTGAACAAGTCACCCTTTTAGTTTTGTATAAATCGACGCCTTTTCATTAGTTTAGAAGTACAGAATTAAGGAGCTCTTGCCTTTCTGAATAAATTGCACATCGGTGCTGAATTTTTTAGGCGTAGCTTGGTCGTGTATGcaatgcaataataaaatagttCCTCTAGTTTGATTCAGCTGTACTTTCTTTTTGTTCTTCTCTGCATGGGAAATTTGAGTATTTGCCTAGcatatttatgtgcagaaaattAATTGAATGCGATGCAAGTGGTGAATGGCGGATATGAGAAATTACAGATCAACAAGGTGTCTCACACAATGATGAATATATGATATTACATACTACTGTGTTAACAAATGGGTTTCTGAAAAAAAAATGACACTAATATATTACAGATTTACAAGGTGTCACAGACAAAACCAGAAAAAAGTTTCCGTCGCCGGGACTTGAACCCGGGTCTCTCGGGTGAGAGCCGAGTATCCTAACCACCTAGACTACGACGGAATTGCTGCATGACATTAAGAATTCCATTTAAAGTTAAAGACACAACGGGAGGAGTAGCACCGGAAGAGTAAGGAGATGAGA
Coding sequences within it:
- the LOC125532898 gene encoding endo-1,3;1,4-beta-D-glucanase-like, whose translation is MPAPTQHREAAARASLQHRNRRAPRGRSTACAALRAPASSIGVPSAALQLDITPTSAATQHQEPPASAPLQHCRRRAPWGRNAACAALHLRRRREIHRDAATSGDERRPTPASPRSLQHRRRAAPASGLLLHVVAPASAFAEQSASGSHTPCLDNPPDLTAAADEAGELVRDLGGLPAYVTGSRSSTRAIVLASDYFGFQAPKLRKIADQVADDGYLVVVPDLLHGDPFRDEAKISFQDWLKTHSPVEAAEKTKVLIAALKKQGVSEVGVGGYCWGAKVAVELSKSEEIQVAVISHPSLVTVDDMKEVKHPIEILGGELDQASPPPIVHQFEQALDQNNKIDHFVKIFPGVAHGFACRYNASDAFAVKTAEKARADMLSWFNKYLKKHQELSLHES